In one window of Cryptococcus neoformans var. neoformans JEC21 chromosome 7 sequence DNA:
- a CDS encoding phosphatase associated protein, putative codes for MLWRFNLTSTSTLDSLLSREIPPTLEELMDEPDILGECKAQNNKLVTFLSREDSAKSLLQWVIAGLDELDQAAAIADSEVLSHAITSPDLYPSYKSPTALVVPGSGPGSPPLDPAKSRENGVDVFVNEKPKDEEEYDEDLSIPGGGQGLRRRSEADDDLHRSKYPATATEILTCNEIWSISDTIMRNADTLLTPFWDAVLPPIEAITPTTEGTSSLASSVAMSRQEAGERERARNEFWSEQDEERDRRREVIRGLWMRVNGVLLAKRGSDMIHFIQSLPNIVERIIARISSPAIQALLVTIISSEEAGVLGVIDWLASEDLIPRLLNLLSPQYSSSIHTIVAELIKQIITLCAPSPFNPHGGNAEQQASQGPAGGRDNRLIRDLVSERSVGIMTSYMLDKIELSDRDWNGINGEGGDPSPADPLIVHPLPSIASATSSLASICVILIEVIRRNNSDFSEPHLFHTLRNRLISVRMQEEMDNREIQHRADETEQEKDEKERRHMEDALVDMTSKMGIVHLGHLLDAISDRFAQLHRLVLQPRSQRRVASIANPKPFTLERFRIIELYAELLHSSNMSILNRTPGTGPVYTEDGILSGGLEGLEALGEAIEDNDNEQAGEPSHQEEDGVTPAKELPVSESASGSLTGSDDMESEDEDVLEAVNDDATPSPSPGASGLMENPIGADSTITPPLSQEVADRLKGVMETESKPTASSVTSDLTSVSPIAAAASITSPSVSSDTPEAEPKPALGLKPSDDSIETLHFTTAHPPSYTRLPPGERLKRQYLSCKVMPAMVDLFFEYPENDFMHSVVYDIFQQVLNGKLSPGSNRDLVVQLMKEAKLVERVLDAQRLNDRLVAQSKSPRLPYMGHLILIAEEIVKFFARCPSDLYDIIKNTFISSEWEAFVNTSLREAKDRDDKPLAGGKPAHPSSIKSPDDSASDEDDDDEPGEGSIRFGEPLTRTSAKDGFASRGEFDAYADHDENGDGDDEEAMDRYWKSSGLGLSRQRAADSSDDDDDADWLQPPANSWGASGGDEDDFGAWETGETRPASDEFEDDAWGNFTSAPSNDNAENPFGDDNFAPSVVRVEPLQQKGDEPLTPLDWAEQFDRAFREGGGDDVPAPVSDDGEGEQGEAEEGEGVVPIVMPSLEDDEEEEVSAVMSGSMDLSMSPGTNSWTFEGDDAGVDLPLAESSYTSHASGPAPPLNVSASPGDESSSSASIDTSFTSSSDSTMRTTSAAAATPIVIPNRHNSMSHSRHNSLSGSWGHRPHPGHPITATSPSASSASSRASSSSPTSPSKVQRWGEAFSPPDPALIAAATEESPLGPGVSPDTRITKDGMLEREVNGQSITVPQDEIVEAIERNADDIEELENQEALSRSIGSV; via the exons ATGCTTTGGCGATTCAATTTGACGTCGACATCAACGTTGGACTCTCTGCTGTCGCGCGAGATACCGCCTACCCTGGAGGAGCTTATGGATGAGCCCGACATATTGGGCGAGTGCAAAGCGCAGAACAACAA GCTTGTTACTTTCCTGTCTCGTGAAGACTCTGCCAAATCTTTGCTTCAATGGGTCATTGCTGGTCTTGATGAACTTGATCAAGCGGCTGCAATTGCAGACTCCGAAGTCCTGTCTCATGCCATCACTTCACCAGACCTATATCCTTCTTACAAGTCGCCAACAGCTCTCGTTGTCCCTGGATCAGGTCCTGGAAGCCCCCCTCTGGACCCTGCGAAATCAAGAGAAAACGGTGTGGATGTTTTTGTCAACGAGAAGccaaaagatgaagaagaatatgaCGAGGATTTATCTATTCCGGGTGGGGGACAAGGactgaggagaaggagtgaAGCCGACGATGATCTACATCGATCAAA ATACCCAGCAACGGCCACTGAAATTCTCACTTGTAATGAAATATGGTCTATATCAGATACGATCATGCGCAACGCCGACACCCTTCTCACTCCTTTCTGGGATGCAGTCTTGCCTCCGATAGAAGCAATAACTCCTACAACAGAGGGAACATCGTCTTTGGCAAGCTCTGTTGCGATGTCGAGACAGGAAGCTGGAGAGCGTGAAAGGGCAAGAAATGAGTTCTGGTCtgagcaagatgaagagagagataGACGCAGAGAGGTTATCAGAGGCCTGTGGATGCGAGTGAATGGGGTGTTGTTGGCTAAGCGAGGTTCAGAT ATGATCCATTTCATTCAGTCTCTCCCCAATATCGTCGAGCGAATCATCGCTCGAATATCTTCTCCTGCCATCCAAGCCCTTCTCGTAACCATTATCTCGAGCGAAGAAGCAGGCGTTCTGGGAGTCATTGATTGGCTTGCTTCCGAAGACTTGATACCTCGGCTCCttaatcttctttccccgCAGTACTCATCGTCCATACACACCATCGTTGCAGAGTTAATCAAGCAAATCATCACGCTATGCGCGCCTTCGCCCTTCAACCCACATGGAGGAAACGCTGAACAGCAGGCGAGCCAGGGTCCTGCAGGAGGCAGAGATAATCGTTTAATACGAGACCTTGTCAGCGAACGGAGCGTAGGCATAATGACCAGTTACATGCTGGACAAGATAGAACTGTCAGATCGAGATTGGAATGGCATCAATGGTGAGGGGGGAGATCCGTCGCCTGCCGATCCTCTCATCGTCCACCCTTTGCCTTCGATCGCGTCTGCCACATCTTCCCTCGCCAGTATTTGTGTCATCTTGATCGAAGTCATTCGGCGTAACAATTCTGACTTTTCCGAgcctcatctcttccacacCTTGCGAAACAGACTGATATCTGTGCGGAtgcaggaggagatggacaaTCGAGAAATTCAGCATCGTGCTGACGAGACggagcaagagaaggatgagaaggagagacgACATATGGAGGATGCTTTAGTGGACATGACTTCCAAGATGGGGATAGTGCATCTTGGTCATTTATTGGACGCCATCAGCGACCGATTTGCTCAACTGCATCGGCTGGTACTGCAGCCACGTTCTCAG CGACGAGTCGCCTCTATCGCCAACCCTAAACCTTTCACACTTGAACGTTTCCGCATAATAGAGCTTTACGCTGAACTGCTACATTCCTCCAATATGTCGATCCTCAACCGTACCCCTGGCACCGGACCAGTCTACACAGAGGACGGTATACTTTCTGGTGGTCTTGAAGGACTTGAGGCGCTTGGCGAAGCCATTGAAGACAATGACAATGAGCAGGCTGGCGAGCCTTCtcatcaagaagaggacggtGTAACTCCAGCTAAGGAATTGCCCGTGAGCGAATCAGCTTCGGGAAGTTTGACTGGAAGTGACGACATGGAaagcgaggatgaggatgtctTAGAAGCGGTCAATGATGATGCCACgccatcaccatctcctgGTGCCTCGGGTCTCATGGAAAACCCAATTGGCGCCGATTCAACGATCACTCCGCCGCTGTCGCAGGAAGTCGCTGATCGTCTGAAAGGGGTTATGGAAACTGAGTCGAAGCCTACCGCCTCATCCGTCACCTCCGATCTCACCTCTGTATCCCCCATCGCTGCAGCAGCCTCCATTACGAGCCCTTCCGTTTCTTCAGATACTCCTGAAGCAGAGCCAAAACCTGCCCTTGGGTTGAAGCCGTCAGACGACAGTATTGAAACCCTACATTTCACCACAGCACACCCTCCCTCATATACAAGATTGCCCCCTGGCGAACGGCTGAAAAGGCAGTACTTATCCTGCAAAGTCATGCCTGCGATGGTCGACTTATTTTTTGAGTATCCGGAGAACGATTTCATGCACAGTGTCGTGTACGATATCTTCCAGCAGGTGCTCAACGGCAAGTTGTCTCCCGGTTCGAATAGGGATCTTGTGGTGCAATTGATGAAAGAGGCCAAGTTAGTTGAGAGGGTATTGGACGCGCAAAGGCTCAATGACAGATTAGTCGCTCAGTCGAAGTCACCTAGGTTGCCTTACATGGGGCATCTCATTCTTATTGCCGAAGAGATTGTCAAGTTCTTTGCGCGCTGCCCATCAGATCTTTACGACATCATCAAAAACACGTTCATATCTTCTGAATGGGAAGCTTTCGTGAATACCTCTTTGCGTGAGGCTAAGGATCGCGACGACAAGCCTCTTGCGGGCGGTAAACCCGCtcacccatcttccatcaagAGCCCTGACGACTCGGcgagtgatgaagatgacgatgatgaaccAGGAGAGGGGTCTATAAGATTTGGGGAGCCGTTGACAAGGACTTCGGCGAAAGATGGATTCGCGTCGAGAGGAGAGTTTGATGCGTATGCGGATCACGATGAGAacggagatggagacgatgaagaggccaTGGATAGA TATTGGAAGAGTTCTGGATTAGGGTTGAGTAGACAAAGAGCTGCCGATTCTtcggatgatgacgacgatgcCGACTGGTTGCAACCTCCTGCCAATTCATGGGGAGCTAGTGGCGGCGATGAGGACGATTTTGGG GCCTGGGAAACTGGGGAGACAAGACCCGCTTCTGATGAGTTTGAAGACGATGCATGGGGCAACTTTACCTCGGCACCTTCAAATGACAATGCAGAAAACCCCTTTGGTGATGATAACTTCGCTCCTTCGGTCGTCCGCGTAGAACCACTGCAACAGAAGGGTGACGAACCTCTGACTCCCTTGGATTGGGCCGAGCAGTTTGATCGAGCGTTCAGggaaggcggaggagaCGATGTACCCGCTCCTGTGTcggatgatggtgagggTGAACAAGGCGAAGCagaggagggtgagggtgTCGTGCCCATTGTGATGCCGAGCCtggaggacgatgaagaagaagaagtgtcTGCGGTGATGAGCGGGAGCATGGACCTTTCCATGTCTCCTGGTACAAATTCATGGACGTTCGAGGGAGATGACGCTGGCGTAGACTTGCCACTCGCAGAATCCTCTTACACCTCACATGCCTCTGGACCAGCACCGCCTCTCAATGTTTCTGCTTCCCCCGGTGACGAGTCAAGCTCATCAGCATCGATCGACACCTCTTttacttcctcctccgaTTCAACCATGAGAACTAcctctgctgctgcagctACGCCCATTGTTATTCCCAACCGGCACAACTCCATGTCACATTCTCGACACAACTCCCTTTCTGGGTCATGGGGTCACCGACCTCATCCTGGCCATCCCATCACTGCGACTTCCCCTTCTGCAAGCTCTGCCTCTTCacgagcttcttcctcgtctccaaCTTCACCTAGTAAGGTTCAGCGATGGGGTGAGGCTTTCTCACCGCCTGATCCGGCTCTTATAGCGGCTGCAACGGAAGAAAGTCCTCTAGGACCTGGTGTGAGCCCTGATACAAGAATTACGAAGGATGGGATGTTGGAAAGAGAGGTCAACGGTCAGTCAATTACCGTGCCTCAGGATGAGATAGTGGAGGCAATCGAACGGAATGCGGATGATATAGAGGAGTTGGAGAATCAGGAGGCGCTTAGCCGGTCCATTGGATCAGTATGA
- a CDS encoding zrt1 protein, putative — MTCRSVLVYCVALAVVGLVRGQTATEEEHDHDHDHESEEAVETDDAATGLHAGHTHAHSSSDCGVTELQDYNLSLHIAAVFVMLVASAIGVFLPVILGKLGSRNKLFGSVFFVLKYFGSGIIISLAFVHLLIHAFFNLTSPCVGNLEYESAAPAIAMATVIVVWLVDFFGSRYIARQNSKLRECDRNISAAPGFSPDPTEERKKDDISTPMTELACCGPNNLEITNFDGAAKIAHWNVQLLEYGVIFHSVMIGVSLGAMGTGFSTTFAALVFHQLFEGLGLGARIAMLVWPSGISSTIKKWSMCLAYALTTSVGIAIGIGVHASVNMNGRAILLSTGILDSISAGILLYSGLCQLLYREWVVGEMRDASTSKIIVALVSLFLGLFAMSFIGKWI; from the exons ATGACTTGCAGGTCAGTCCTCGTCTACTGCGTTGCCCTCGCAGTCGTTGGGCTCGTTCGCGGTCAAACAGCaacggaagaggagcatgatcatgatcatgaccACGAAAGCGAGGAGGCAGTAGAGACAGATGATGCTGCTACCGGCCTCCATGCTGGGCATACTCATGCTCATAGTAGCTCAGACTGCGGGGTAACAGAGCTTCAAGACTATAACCTTTCACTCCATATCGCTGCCGTTTTTGTTATGCTGGTGGCGTCTGCTATAGGTGTTTTTCTTCCAGTCATATTGGGCAAACTCGGCTCCAGAAACAAGTTATTCGGATCGGTTTTTTTCGTTCTCAAATACTTCGGATCTGGGATTATTATTAGTTTGGC TTTTGTTCATTTATTGATCcatgccttcttcaatctcacAAG CCCATGCGTGGGAAATCTGGAGTATGAGTCTGCTGCCCCCGCGATCGCAATGGCAACTGTTATAGTAGTTTGGCTTGTCGACTTTTTCGGCTCTCGCTAT ATCGCACGTCAGAATTCAAAGTTACGAGAGTGTGATCGAAACATCAGCGCTGCTCCTGGCTTTTCGCCCGACCCCacggaggagaggaaaaaagatgaTATATCAACCCCAATGACAGAGCTAGCTTGCTGTGGTCCCAACAATTTGGAAATAACTAACTTTGACGGTGCTGCTAAGATCGCGCATTGGAATGTACAACTCTTGGAATATGGTGTTATCTTTCACTCTGTTATGATCGGCGTGTCGCTTGGAGCCATGGGCACTGGATTTAGCACCACTTTTGCTG CTCTGGTTTTCCACCAGCTTTTTGAAGGTCTTGGTCTAGGCGCTAGGATCGCCATGCTCGTCTGGCCATCTGGCATCTCTTCAACCATCAAAAAATGGTCCATGTGCCTTGCGTATGCTTTGACAACATCAGTTGGGATTGCCATT GGCATCGGAGTCCATGCCTCAGTCAACATGAATGGTAGAGCGATCCTTCTGTCTACCGGTATCCTCGATTCAATATCCGCTGGTATCCTTCTATACA GTGGTCTTTGTCAATTGCTTTATCGTGAATGGGTGGTCGGCGAGATGCGCGATGCCTCCACAAGCAAGATCATTGTGGCCCTTGTATCACTGTTTCTCGGTCTGTTTGCCATGTCATTCATTGGCAAGTGGATTTGA